AAGAACATCTCACACCGAGGCACGGAGGTTTTCGAGTGAACGCCAAGATACGAAAGAGTCTCGCGAATCGCAAGCAAAGGATCGCACGGCGACTGAAGCAAGCGGAGCGATGCGGAACGGATCGGCCAGAGTTCTCGGCAACGAACATTCAATACGATGTTGCGGAGCGAACGCGGGCGATCTCGTGTGGTGGAATCGGCGCGGCGCAGCTGTTCGTCAAGCGGCTCGGCCTCGACCGGGCACTCGACGAGCGGCTCGATCTCCTCAAGGTGCATCTGCCCTACCAAGAGTCGGACCATGTTCTGAACTTCGCCTACAACCATCTTGCGGGTGGTACGCGGCTCGAGCATTTGGAGCTTCTGCGAAACGATGAGG
The Planctomycetia bacterium DNA segment above includes these coding regions:
- a CDS encoding IS1380 family transposase; translated protein: MNAKIRKSLANRKQRIARRLKQAERCGTDRPEFSATNIQYDVAERTRAISCGGIGAAQLFVKRLGLDRALDERLDLLKVHLPYQESDHVLNFAYNHLAGGTRLEHLELLRNDEAYLDAIGARRIPDPTTAGDFCRRFDVDRIGILQDIFNETRAKVWRQQPADFFKEAVIDADGTMVETTGKCKEGMDINYKGQWGYHALVLSLANTGEPLYVV